Proteins from a single region of Paenibacillus sp. BIHB 4019:
- a CDS encoding carbohydrate ABC transporter permease: protein MTNRMKYGQVLRHVPIIVMGLLMIYPVLWLISSSFKPNQLIFSDPGIWPSSFTLENYVNGWRGFQGISFSRFFANSFAISLTSVLGNAITCSLAAFAFARLTFKFSKLWFSLMLVTIMLPYHVTLVPQYVIFNELHWINTYYPLVLPKWLATDSFFILLMVQFIRGIPRELDESATIDGCSQKQIYFRIILPLLVPALITTAIFTFIWTWDDFFSQMIYLSDIRLFTVQLGIRALFDPSGSSDWGALLAMSALSLLPITAVFLTFQRYFLEGIATTGLK, encoded by the coding sequence ATGACAAACCGCATGAAATATGGGCAAGTACTAAGGCATGTGCCGATCATCGTCATGGGTCTGCTGATGATCTACCCCGTTCTATGGCTGATCAGCAGCTCCTTCAAGCCGAACCAGCTGATCTTTTCCGATCCGGGCATCTGGCCAAGCTCGTTTACGCTGGAAAATTACGTGAATGGCTGGCGCGGCTTCCAAGGCATCAGCTTCAGCCGTTTTTTCGCCAACTCTTTTGCAATATCGCTCACGAGCGTGCTTGGAAATGCGATTACCTGCTCGCTTGCCGCTTTTGCTTTTGCCAGATTAACCTTTAAGTTCAGCAAGCTATGGTTTTCGCTGATGCTGGTTACGATTATGCTGCCTTATCATGTGACACTGGTGCCGCAATATGTCATTTTTAACGAGCTGCATTGGATTAATACGTATTACCCGCTGGTGCTGCCAAAATGGCTGGCGACGGATTCGTTTTTTATTTTGCTCATGGTCCAGTTTATCCGGGGCATTCCGCGCGAGCTTGACGAAAGCGCGACGATTGACGGATGCAGCCAAAAACAAATTTATTTCCGTATTATTCTTCCGCTGCTCGTCCCGGCTCTGATTACGACGGCCATCTTTACGTTTATATGGACATGGGATGATTTTTTCAGCCAAATGATTTATTTGAGCGATATTCGGCTGTTCACGGTGCAGCTGGGCATTCGGGCGCTGTTCGACCCATCGGGCTCCTCGGATTGGGGTGCGCTGCTCGCGATGTCTGCGCTGTCGCTGCTTCCCATAACTGCGGTTTTCCTGACGTTCCAGCGTTATTTTCTGGAGGGTATTGCAACGACGGGCTTGAAGTAG
- a CDS encoding SGNH/GDSL hydrolase family protein, with amino-acid sequence MLRSKKRLMFLLLAAAVLWTTILQGLPLGSQTAYANTVEQLVKKFDFGTASSPVKEGFIGVSESQLYTAAAGYGLSVALASRNRSGGDELTNDFVLGTSFSFYVDLPNGEYDVTVYSGDLLTGTSSTKTNIALEGVAAGTLSTRQAVVHGTYRTTVNDGQLTVDISATTGYAYLNGIVIEQVVAAAPEAPSGLAVTRVTPQDVTLAWNSVTNAARYKLYRSEGAAAPVLAGETAAASYVDTAVAEGSSYSYFVAAVSAAGLESALSAPTAAVTIPALTAPAAPSQVSISAVQASAVVLGWTVVEGAEGYKVLRADAAAGPFVEIGQTTVPAYTDAGVDTSAAHYYTVKAINVRGESEASTVVESAVYVPPATLPEGDTIRFDFGSGELADGYVRVTAETAYTSALKYGFTDISNVGSGNRGTSDPLRSDFVTPNNGVFNVDLPNGDYTISLIAGDATEASEIAIKAETIQKVQLTSKAAGQYLEMDFQLALVDGQLNLAFTGSAPKLNALVIKKQQERQAGERQAVYLAGDSTVQTYDPYWEPQAGWGQMLPRFFSNDVIFKNHAIGGRSSKSFIVEGRLDEVLRTIRPGDYFLVQFGHNDATISVPERYASPADYKNYLKTYVNGARQRGATPILVTPMGRRDFNADTGIFNISFPEYVQAMKEVAAELNVELVDLSALSIAYYNSIGPQASLSVFLHVEPGIYGAFPNGSADNTHFQEYGAIQIARLLAGGIEQLSVPLADYVREIAQPDAVPDAPAHLVAGSVSNAGAVLKWSASDNTDIYKIYRKLASEPESAYAMIGTATVPTLTIGGMLEGKSYTVRVTAVNGRGESLPSSEVSITTKSAQYRFDFGPVGAPVAAGYTEITRNVLYTPALGYGLTNSTGMIDRDRGAGTDDLRRDFVAYFNASYEFKVDLPNGSYSVKTYTGDWIGSTRTNVNIEGADYGTITSGKESIAERVFNQIAVKDGQMNLVFSGQTAHLNGLEITPLLLAPTGLALTELELENESVTAALAWNAVEGASSYRVYRQAAVAASAELLTETAALSFADMTADVGLNYVYTVTAVDYTGLESVASNALAVSMVDPNVPTAAIPTGLTLVETNKNDLTFRWDAVSNAKVFYIYRATKADGDYTLIGKSAEAAYTDTTVLTTIPYYYKVASVNAGGISELSQSLESPAVTTLYRNMEYLDRAPVAVKKAEGNYIGWRMLGLDPSSIAFNVYRDGSKVNAEPITGSTNLLDTEGTDSSVYQVTAVLNGVEKPATEDFGVWTQSYLSIPLQKPADDYTKDGQPYTYNAGDASVGDLDGDGELEIVLMWTPSNSKDNSQAGYTGIVYMDAYKMDGTRLWRINMGPNIRSGAHYTQFMVYDLDGDGRAEVTMKTADGTIDGLGRVIGDPSADHRNSSGYVLLGQEFLTVFNGLTGGALDTVAYDPPRGDVSAWGDAYGNRVDRFLAGVAYLDGEHPSVIFSRGYYTRTVLAAYNFRDGKLTQQWKFDSNTEGYGSYAGQGNHNLSIGDVDNDGKDEITFGAMAIDDDGKPLYNTGLGHGDALHFGDLDPTRPGLEVFGVHEHTDSKYGMEMRDAATGEILWGVFTGIDTGRGMSADIDPNHIGEEMWSATITNAQHIPITGLYNARGELITTNIPTSTNFGVWWDGDLLRELQDDNRIDKWDYTNETTVNLLTATGASSNNSTKANPSLQADLFGDWREEVMWRSTDSSELRIYTTTDVTEHRIRTLMHDPVYRLGIAWQNVAYNQPPHTSFYLGAGMEEPPMPRIQYVGAPQEEEDTTPPVIAGLPPQQMTEADSWTVAVTAEDPESGIRSLTLSFDGNPVVNGDVLSMAGRAGTHTFTATAVNEAGLQTTKTVVITVTGAEKATEIPGKPVLSDNNGHDNGLLDGSYKITMNLWYGQNGTVYKLYENGELIASKVLTDNSPSAQSASVDIAGKANGTYTYTCELTNSFGTTSCTPHTVTVKDAFPGQPVLSNDNWDGDGSYKVTMNMWWGTNATEYRLYENGTLIDTQTLTASTPGAQSASTTITDRAVGTYTYRVELSNDSGITESSQMEVNVTK; translated from the coding sequence ATGTTAAGAAGTAAAAAAAGGCTAATGTTTCTGCTGCTTGCCGCAGCGGTTTTATGGACCACTATTTTGCAGGGGCTGCCGCTTGGATCGCAGACAGCCTACGCAAACACAGTAGAACAGCTTGTGAAGAAATTTGACTTTGGCACAGCCTCAAGTCCTGTCAAGGAAGGCTTTATCGGCGTAAGCGAATCGCAGCTGTATACGGCTGCGGCTGGTTATGGGCTGAGCGTCGCGTTGGCTTCCCGGAACCGCTCCGGCGGAGATGAGCTGACGAATGATTTTGTCCTCGGAACCTCATTTTCCTTTTATGTGGATTTGCCTAATGGCGAATATGATGTCACCGTGTATTCGGGCGATTTGCTGACGGGCACAAGCTCGACTAAAACGAATATTGCTTTGGAGGGAGTCGCTGCCGGAACGCTTTCTACACGCCAGGCGGTCGTTCATGGCACGTACCGGACCACGGTAAATGACGGGCAGCTGACGGTCGATATTTCGGCGACTACGGGCTACGCTTATTTGAACGGCATCGTCATTGAACAGGTAGTCGCAGCTGCTCCTGAGGCGCCGAGCGGGCTTGCCGTGACACGCGTGACGCCGCAGGATGTGACACTCGCGTGGAACTCGGTAACCAATGCGGCCCGTTACAAGCTATATCGCTCGGAGGGCGCTGCCGCTCCTGTCCTTGCGGGTGAAACGGCAGCTGCCTCCTATGTGGATACGGCTGTTGCAGAAGGGAGCAGCTATAGCTACTTCGTCGCTGCCGTCAGTGCGGCTGGGCTGGAGTCGGCCTTAAGCGCCCCTACCGCGGCGGTAACCATACCGGCGCTTACGGCTCCAGCCGCGCCGAGCCAAGTCAGCATCAGCGCCGTGCAGGCTTCGGCGGTTGTGCTGGGCTGGACGGTTGTCGAGGGAGCGGAGGGCTACAAGGTGCTGCGTGCCGATGCGGCAGCAGGGCCGTTTGTAGAAATTGGCCAAACGACGGTGCCTGCCTATACGGATGCGGGCGTCGACACGTCTGCGGCGCATTATTACACTGTGAAAGCTATTAACGTGCGCGGGGAATCGGAAGCTTCCACGGTTGTGGAGAGCGCTGTCTATGTGCCGCCTGCTACACTGCCGGAAGGCGATACCATTCGCTTCGATTTTGGATCGGGCGAGCTTGCTGACGGCTATGTCCGTGTAACAGCCGAGACCGCCTATACATCTGCGCTCAAATACGGCTTTACTGACATTTCCAATGTCGGCTCTGGCAACCGTGGAACCTCTGATCCGCTGCGTTCGGATTTTGTTACACCGAATAATGGGGTCTTTAACGTCGATTTGCCTAATGGCGACTATACGATTTCACTCATTGCGGGTGATGCGACCGAAGCATCCGAAATTGCGATTAAGGCCGAAACGATTCAGAAGGTGCAGCTGACCAGCAAAGCAGCTGGCCAATATCTGGAGATGGACTTTCAGCTGGCGCTTGTAGATGGGCAGCTCAATCTTGCATTTACGGGGTCCGCGCCCAAGCTGAATGCTCTTGTTATTAAGAAGCAGCAGGAGCGTCAGGCTGGAGAGCGGCAGGCGGTATATCTTGCGGGGGATTCTACCGTTCAAACCTATGATCCCTATTGGGAGCCACAGGCTGGCTGGGGCCAAATGCTGCCGCGCTTCTTCAGCAATGATGTTATTTTCAAAAATCATGCCATTGGCGGCCGCAGCTCCAAATCCTTTATTGTAGAGGGCCGTCTGGATGAAGTATTGCGGACGATTCGTCCAGGGGACTATTTCCTTGTCCAATTCGGCCACAATGATGCGACGATTAGCGTTCCTGAGCGCTATGCTTCGCCAGCCGATTACAAAAACTATTTGAAAACCTACGTTAACGGTGCCAGACAGCGGGGCGCGACGCCGATCCTCGTAACGCCGATGGGCCGCCGCGATTTCAATGCGGATACAGGCATTTTTAATATTAGCTTTCCAGAGTATGTGCAGGCCATGAAAGAGGTAGCTGCCGAGCTGAATGTGGAGCTGGTTGACCTGAGTGCGCTCAGTATCGCCTACTACAACTCCATTGGCCCGCAAGCTTCCTTGTCTGTATTCCTTCATGTGGAGCCAGGCATTTATGGCGCTTTCCCGAATGGCTCTGCGGACAATACGCATTTCCAGGAATACGGGGCCATTCAAATCGCTCGTCTGCTGGCAGGAGGCATTGAACAGCTTTCGGTGCCGCTGGCGGATTATGTCCGCGAAATTGCACAGCCTGATGCTGTGCCAGATGCACCAGCTCATCTCGTTGCAGGCAGTGTCAGCAATGCCGGTGCTGTGCTGAAATGGAGCGCTTCGGACAACACCGATATTTATAAAATTTACCGCAAGCTGGCTTCCGAGCCTGAATCGGCTTACGCCATGATTGGGACAGCGACGGTGCCAACCCTGACCATTGGCGGAATGCTGGAAGGAAAGTCTTATACCGTGCGGGTAACGGCTGTTAATGGCCGCGGCGAATCGCTGCCATCCAGCGAAGTATCGATTACGACCAAATCGGCGCAGTACCGGTTTGATTTCGGACCGGTAGGAGCTCCTGTTGCTGCGGGATATACCGAAATTACGCGCAATGTGCTTTATACGCCTGCGCTCGGCTATGGGCTAACGAACAGCACAGGCATGATTGACCGCGACCGGGGGGCGGGAACGGACGACCTGAGACGCGATTTCGTGGCTTATTTCAATGCCAGCTATGAGTTCAAGGTCGATTTGCCGAACGGTTCCTATTCGGTCAAAACGTATACGGGCGATTGGATTGGCTCAACACGGACCAATGTCAATATTGAAGGGGCCGACTACGGCACGATTACGTCCGGCAAGGAGTCTATTGCTGAGCGCGTATTCAATCAGATTGCCGTGAAGGATGGTCAAATGAACCTCGTATTCAGCGGCCAAACGGCTCATTTGAATGGTCTGGAAATTACGCCGCTGCTGCTGGCGCCGACAGGTCTAGCGCTGACGGAACTGGAGCTTGAAAATGAATCTGTAACGGCTGCCCTGGCATGGAACGCTGTGGAAGGCGCATCGTCCTACCGCGTCTATCGCCAGGCTGCTGTAGCCGCTAGTGCAGAGCTTTTGACCGAGACGGCAGCGCTTAGCTTTGCCGATATGACAGCTGATGTCGGTCTGAATTATGTGTATACGGTGACAGCCGTTGACTATACGGGGCTTGAATCGGTAGCCTCCAACGCACTTGCTGTGTCGATGGTTGATCCGAATGTGCCAACGGCAGCCATACCGACAGGCTTGACGCTTGTGGAAACGAATAAAAATGATCTGACATTCCGCTGGGATGCGGTCAGCAATGCGAAAGTGTTCTATATTTACCGGGCAACCAAGGCGGATGGCGATTATACGTTAATTGGCAAGTCCGCAGAAGCAGCCTATACGGACACAACGGTGCTGACGACGATTCCTTACTATTACAAGGTTGCATCTGTGAATGCGGGCGGCATTTCTGAGCTGTCCCAAAGCTTGGAGTCGCCTGCCGTGACGACTTTGTATCGCAATATGGAGTATTTGGACCGTGCCCCGGTTGCGGTGAAGAAGGCTGAGGGCAACTACATTGGCTGGCGGATGCTTGGGCTTGATCCATCATCCATCGCCTTTAATGTGTACCGCGATGGCAGCAAAGTGAATGCGGAGCCGATTACAGGCAGCACGAACCTGCTCGATACGGAAGGAACAGACAGCTCTGTTTATCAGGTGACGGCTGTTCTGAACGGCGTGGAGAAGCCGGCGACTGAAGATTTCGGCGTGTGGACCCAATCGTATCTGTCCATTCCGCTGCAAAAGCCAGCCGATGATTATACAAAGGATGGCCAGCCTTACACGTACAATGCGGGCGATGCGAGCGTTGGCGATCTTGACGGGGATGGCGAGCTGGAAATTGTGCTCATGTGGACACCGTCCAACAGCAAGGATAATTCTCAGGCGGGCTATACAGGCATCGTCTACATGGACGCCTACAAAATGGACGGCACACGGCTATGGCGCATTAATATGGGGCCAAACATCCGATCGGGCGCCCATTATACGCAATTTATGGTTTACGATCTTGATGGAGATGGACGCGCTGAAGTCACGATGAAAACAGCCGATGGAACGATTGACGGCCTGGGCCGCGTCATTGGCGATCCGAGTGCCGATCACCGCAATAGCAGCGGCTACGTGCTGCTGGGGCAGGAATTTTTGACCGTATTCAATGGTTTGACTGGCGGTGCACTGGATACGGTCGCATATGATCCACCGCGCGGCGATGTCAGCGCCTGGGGCGATGCATATGGCAATCGCGTCGATCGTTTTCTTGCGGGCGTCGCCTATTTGGATGGTGAGCATCCGAGCGTTATTTTCAGCCGCGGCTACTATACAAGAACGGTATTGGCTGCCTACAATTTCCGTGACGGAAAGCTGACACAGCAGTGGAAATTTGATTCAAACACCGAAGGCTATGGTTCTTATGCCGGGCAGGGCAACCACAACCTGTCGATTGGCGATGTAGACAACGATGGCAAGGATGAAATTACGTTTGGCGCGATGGCGATTGACGATGACGGTAAACCGCTTTACAACACAGGGCTAGGTCATGGCGATGCTCTGCACTTTGGCGATCTGGACCCTACGCGTCCGGGGCTTGAAGTGTTTGGTGTACACGAGCATACGGATTCCAAGTACGGTATGGAGATGCGGGATGCAGCGACTGGGGAAATCCTTTGGGGCGTCTTCACCGGCATAGATACCGGACGCGGAATGTCAGCCGATATTGACCCGAACCATATTGGGGAGGAAATGTGGTCGGCTACAATTACAAATGCACAGCATATTCCGATTACAGGACTATACAATGCACGCGGTGAGCTGATTACAACGAATATCCCTACCTCGACCAACTTCGGCGTATGGTGGGATGGCGATTTGCTGCGCGAGCTGCAGGATGACAATCGGATCGACAAGTGGGATTACACGAATGAAACAACGGTTAACCTTCTTACGGCGACAGGCGCTTCTTCGAACAACTCGACGAAGGCCAATCCGAGCTTGCAGGCCGATCTATTCGGCGATTGGCGCGAGGAAGTAATGTGGCGTTCTACAGACAGCTCGGAGCTTCGCATTTATACGACGACCGATGTAACCGAGCATCGGATTAGAACACTGATGCATGATCCTGTCTATCGCCTTGGCATTGCATGGCAAAATGTAGCTTACAATCAGCCGCCGCACACCAGCTTCTATTTGGGAGCAGGCATGGAGGAGCCGCCAATGCCGCGCATTCAGTATGTGGGCGCGCCGCAGGAAGAGGAGGATACAACCCCTCCTGTTATTGCAGGCTTGCCGCCGCAGCAGATGACCGAAGCGGACAGCTGGACGGTGGCGGTAACGGCAGAGGACCCGGAATCGGGCATTCGGAGCCTGACGCTTTCCTTTGACGGCAATCCAGTGGTAAATGGCGACGTTCTGTCCATGGCTGGCCGGGCTGGAACGCATACCTTTACAGCGACAGCGGTCAATGAGGCCGGGCTGCAAACGACGAAAACCGTCGTCATTACAGTGACAGGAGCCGAGAAGGCAACGGAAATTCCGGGCAAGCCGGTGCTGTCTGACAATAACGGGCATGACAACGGGCTGCTGGATGGCAGCTACAAAATTACGATGAATTTGTGGTATGGGCAAAATGGTACGGTATATAAGCTGTATGAGAATGGGGAGCTCATTGCTAGCAAGGTATTAACGGACAACTCGCCGTCCGCACAGTCGGCGTCTGTAGATATTGCCGGAAAAGCAAACGGTACGTATACGTACACTTGCGAGCTGACTAATTCCTTCGGTACGACGAGCTGTACCCCTCATACTGTAACGGTTAAGGATGCTTTTCCCGGCCAGCCAGTGCTGTCCAATGACAACTGGGACGGGGATGGCAGCTACAAGGTGACGATGAACATGTGGTGGGGAACGAACGCCACCGAATACCGTTTGTATGAAAATGGGACGCTTATTGATACGCAGACGCTGACGGCTAGTACGCCTGGCGCGCAAAGCGCATCTACGACTATAACGGACCGCGCTGTAGGCACTTACACTTACCGTGTTGAGCTATCCAACGATAGCGGCATCACGGAAAGCAGCCAAATGGAGGTTAACGTAACCAAATAG
- a CDS encoding MarR family transcriptional regulator, whose translation MKPHKNTPYLDLFQVIGLKLKKKADESIKELGLNAQQGKIIGYIYENQETELIQRDLADRFHLRGASITAMLQGLEQRGFIERKIPVNNERQKNIYVLPKAVELIEDFNESFQKVEDEIVQVLSEDEKQILKELLIKINERL comes from the coding sequence ATGAAGCCTCACAAGAATACGCCTTATCTGGATTTGTTTCAGGTTATTGGGCTTAAGTTAAAGAAAAAAGCGGACGAGAGCATAAAAGAGTTAGGGTTAAACGCTCAACAAGGAAAAATAATTGGCTATATCTACGAAAACCAAGAAACTGAATTAATTCAGAGGGATCTTGCTGATCGGTTTCATCTACGCGGGGCTAGCATCACAGCTATGCTTCAAGGTCTTGAGCAAAGAGGATTCATCGAGCGGAAAATCCCAGTCAATAATGAACGACAAAAAAATATTTATGTTTTGCCAAAGGCCGTTGAATTGATTGAAGATTTTAATGAATCCTTTCAAAAAGTGGAGGACGAAATCGTTCAAGTCCTTTCCGAAGATGAGAAACAAATCTTAAAGGAATTGTTGATCAAAATTAATGAACGCTTATAA
- a CDS encoding extracellular solute-binding protein, with translation MKRRILFSMLAALMVLMTACSGGTGAGGAASGTSGEGKTDGEGAGSGAGGQEQVELRIMWWGDQGRADRTNQVLELFQKKNPSIKVQGEFAPSSGYFDKLNTQLASGTPADVFFLGGNVVDYANKGVLLELDPYVGKELDLTDMDESMVEYGTLGGKLLHISAGANARGILINTKLFEKAGIAVPQDGWSWDDYAAISKELSEKLGDGVYGTYNFTVDGMDIALKQNGAQLYNMAEGKPGFTEEQALSWFKYWEATTAGGGVVTPELAVSNPPSDPSKSLIITGKVAMSLIPSNQFAAYQGLTEDTLTMVQLPRGEKGTGVVFESSQGLSGYAKTEHPKEVAMLINFFINDAEAAKVLGNDRGVPVTSKNREALQAEASDADRIVYDYTSRVSEATKTEPFAVSYNPPGFAEFSKLAETTVQEIGFGRKKVEQAVADFYNGTLQIFAKNQ, from the coding sequence ATGAAGCGGCGTATTCTATTTTCAATGCTGGCAGCATTAATGGTCCTTATGACGGCATGCTCGGGTGGTACGGGAGCAGGAGGAGCAGCATCTGGCACTAGTGGAGAGGGCAAGACAGATGGGGAGGGTGCTGGCAGCGGCGCTGGAGGGCAGGAACAGGTAGAGCTGCGCATTATGTGGTGGGGAGACCAAGGGCGGGCTGACCGTACAAATCAGGTGCTGGAACTATTCCAGAAAAAAAATCCAAGCATTAAGGTGCAGGGCGAGTTCGCGCCTTCATCCGGTTATTTTGACAAGCTGAATACCCAGCTCGCATCGGGTACGCCGGCGGACGTTTTTTTCCTTGGCGGCAACGTTGTCGATTATGCCAATAAAGGGGTTTTGCTGGAGCTTGACCCGTATGTAGGCAAAGAGCTGGATTTGACGGATATGGATGAATCGATGGTGGAGTATGGAACGCTGGGCGGCAAGCTGCTGCATATATCTGCTGGCGCGAATGCGAGAGGCATCCTGATTAATACGAAGCTGTTCGAGAAAGCGGGCATTGCGGTGCCTCAGGATGGCTGGAGCTGGGACGACTACGCCGCCATTAGCAAGGAGCTTTCTGAAAAGCTGGGTGACGGCGTATATGGCACCTATAATTTTACGGTAGATGGCATGGATATTGCGCTTAAGCAAAATGGCGCGCAGCTTTACAACATGGCAGAAGGCAAGCCAGGCTTTACAGAAGAGCAGGCGCTGAGCTGGTTTAAATACTGGGAAGCGACAACGGCGGGAGGCGGCGTCGTGACGCCGGAGCTTGCCGTATCGAATCCGCCGAGCGATCCTAGCAAATCGTTGATCATCACGGGCAAGGTTGCGATGAGCCTTATTCCATCCAACCAGTTTGCAGCGTATCAAGGGCTGACGGAGGATACGCTCACGATGGTGCAGCTGCCTAGAGGCGAGAAGGGAACGGGTGTCGTATTCGAGTCGAGCCAAGGGCTGTCGGGCTATGCGAAAACGGAGCATCCGAAGGAAGTCGCAATGCTGATCAACTTCTTCATTAATGATGCAGAGGCAGCGAAGGTGCTCGGCAATGACCGCGGCGTTCCCGTTACGTCCAAAAATCGAGAGGCGCTGCAGGCTGAAGCGAGCGACGCAGACCGCATCGTTTATGATTATACGAGCCGCGTTTCGGAAGCGACAAAAACCGAGCCTTTCGCAGTCAGCTACAATCCTCCGGGCTTCGCAGAGTTTTCCAAGCTGGCGGAGACGACGGTTCAGGAAATCGGTTTTGGCCGTAAAAAGGTAGAGCAGGCAGTTGCCGATTTTTACAACGGCACGCTGCAAATTTTTGCGAAAAACCAATAA